CGGTACGGATGGCTTCCCGCAGGCGGTCCTCGTCCACAGCTCCATACAGCCCCGCGAAGTAGCGCAGGTTCTCCAGACCGGTCATCTCGTCGTAGAGCAGCGGGGCGTGCGCCATGTAGCCGATCTGGCCGAGGACGGAGCGCAGGTCGCCGGCGC
The Terriglobales bacterium DNA segment above includes these coding regions:
- a CDS encoding ATP-binding cassette domain-containing protein, producing MREVSITFNAGRLYAIFGDNGAGKSTLLRVISGLARPTSGTVTLLGAGDLRSVLGQIGYMAHAPLLYDEMTGLENLRYFAGLYGAVDEDRLREAIRT